In Flavobacterium gelatinilyticum, a genomic segment contains:
- a CDS encoding glycoside hydrolase family 26 protein: MNFKTNKNVLLIVCISAGHFLFAQIDKKATKETQNLYRNLKMISKNHILFGHQHALEYGHGWTGEADKSDVKLVTGSHPAVVGIDFSDFSGRSQSEIERAKEVLQKNVVDTYERGGITTISWHFNNPASGGGFYWKDSISVPAMSLIKKGGSHHEQYKEILKTIADFAHSVKAKDNKLVPMIFRPFHEFDGDWFWWGKKYTSREDFIDVWQFTVSYLKDTLGVHNFIYAFSPDNRFNSEDEYLERYPGDQYVDVFGMDDYGDFGRDGKYDLDSGVKKLKIISNIGIKKNKLAAFTETGLESVPNPVWWTEVLLKTLKQEKLELCYVLVWRNDSKSSSHFYAPFPGQLSAPDFQKFYDDSYTLFEKNLKNIYSRKFKLQAAVRTF, from the coding sequence ATGAATTTTAAAACTAACAAAAATGTCCTGCTGATTGTATGTATATCAGCAGGACATTTTCTTTTTGCACAAATTGATAAAAAAGCGACAAAAGAAACGCAAAACCTGTATCGAAATCTAAAAATGATTTCAAAAAATCATATTCTGTTTGGTCATCAGCATGCTTTAGAATACGGACATGGCTGGACCGGTGAGGCTGATAAATCTGATGTTAAACTTGTAACAGGTTCACATCCTGCGGTTGTAGGAATTGATTTCAGCGATTTTTCAGGACGTTCCCAATCTGAAATTGAGAGAGCAAAAGAAGTATTGCAAAAAAATGTTGTTGATACCTACGAGCGTGGCGGCATTACCACAATTTCCTGGCATTTTAACAATCCGGCTTCTGGCGGCGGTTTTTACTGGAAAGATTCTATTTCTGTTCCTGCCATGTCTCTCATTAAAAAAGGTGGTTCTCATCATGAACAGTACAAAGAAATTTTAAAAACAATTGCTGATTTTGCTCATTCTGTAAAAGCCAAAGACAATAAACTGGTTCCGATGATTTTCAGACCATTTCACGAATTTGACGGTGACTGGTTCTGGTGGGGCAAAAAATATACTTCGAGAGAAGATTTTATAGACGTTTGGCAGTTTACAGTTTCCTATCTAAAAGATACATTGGGTGTTCATAATTTTATTTATGCATTTTCTCCTGATAACAGATTTAATTCAGAAGACGAATATCTGGAGCGCTATCCCGGAGATCAGTATGTGGATGTATTCGGAATGGATGATTATGGCGATTTTGGCCGTGACGGCAAATATGATTTAGATAGCGGAGTTAAAAAACTTAAAATTATTTCGAACATCGGTATAAAAAAGAATAAGCTGGCCGCTTTTACAGAAACAGGTTTGGAATCTGTTCCAAATCCGGTCTGGTGGACAGAAGTACTGCTGAAAACCCTGAAACAAGAAAAATTAGAATTGTGTTACGTGCTTGTCTGGCGTAATGACAGTAAAAGTTCTTCACATTTTTATGCACCATTTCCGGGACAATTAAGCGCTCCCGATTTCCAGAAATTTTATGACGATTCCTATACTTTATTTGAAAAAAATCTAAAGAATATTTACAGTCGTAAATTTAAACTACAAGCAGCTGTGAGAACGTTTTAG
- a CDS encoding ankyrin repeat domain-containing protein produces MKNSVIFLGLALLAFTNVSMASNHKMVISNDVIVAAYDATPLNVAVSKGDIEIVKKFIEYGANVNEKSDDMSPLMVAARYNKVEIIKVLLAAGARPYDKNEKGYTALKYAQLSNAADAIAILKDLK; encoded by the coding sequence ATGAAAAATTCAGTTATTTTTTTAGGCCTGGCTTTATTAGCATTCACAAATGTTTCTATGGCTTCAAATCACAAAATGGTTATTAGCAATGATGTTATTGTTGCGGCTTACGATGCAACTCCTTTAAACGTTGCAGTTAGTAAAGGAGATATCGAAATAGTTAAAAAGTTTATTGAATACGGGGCGAACGTAAACGAGAAATCGGATGATATGTCTCCATTAATGGTAGCAGCACGTTACAACAAAGTAGAAATTATCAAAGTTTTACTGGCAGCAGGTGCTCGTCCATACGATAAAAACGAAAAAGGATATACAGCTTTAAAATACGCACAATTATCAAATGCAGCTGATGCAATCGCGATTTTAAAAGATTTGAAATAA